One Gossypium raimondii isolate GPD5lz chromosome 3, ASM2569854v1, whole genome shotgun sequence genomic window carries:
- the LOC105796930 gene encoding uncharacterized protein LOC105796930, with amino-acid sequence MATTSNGPDDSGNINGKEGTLNESVKENAMALNSDLQRENTEAKSRVEAMWEQMNKGIPKDALRQFSSNKASATNKTSHKASNNWMKYLQMRPAVPAGDTVQERWTESKAPSAPKETEALNKDKAVKEATVVQNNVSDEAKKLAAAALSAVKDAAAAAAAASNRGKIEITEVRDFAGQEIEIKKRIHADSKEAAEKSKAYAPSAVDAVLEQIKKKPKLSVLDKTKKDWGEFKEENKGMEDELDAYKKSSNQYLDKVSFLQRTDYREFERERDARLALQARRRPEMREDP; translated from the exons ATGGCTACGACTTCGAATGGCCCTGACGACTCAG GTAATATAAATGGAAAAGAGGGAACGTTGAACGAGTCAGTGAAAGAAAATGCTATGGCTTTGAATTCAGATCTCCAACGTGAAAATACTG AGGCAAAATCACGAGTGGAAGCGATGTGGGAGCAAATGAATAAGGGGATACCTAAGGATGCCTTGAGACAATTTTCAAGCAATAAAGCTTCAGCCACAAATAAAACTTCGCACAAAGCTTCCAAT AATTGGATGAAGTATCTGCAAATGAGACCAGCAGTGCCTGCTGGCGATACGGTGCAAGAAAGATGGACAGAGTCAAAGGCTCCAAGTGCCCCCAAAGAAACTGAAGCGCTTAATAAAGATAAAGCAGTGAAGGAAGCTACTGTGGTGCAGAACAATGTCAGTGATGAGGCAAAGAAGCTTGCAGCTGCTGCCCTGTCAGCAGTGAAAGATGCTGCAGCTGCTGCAGCAGCTGCGTCAAATAGAGGGAAAATTGAG ATTACTGAGGTACGAGACTTCGCTGgtcaagaaattgaaataaaaaagcgAATCCATGCTGATTCAAAAGAGGCAGCTGAAAAGTCCAAAGCTTATGCACCTTCTGCAGTAGATGCTGTTCTTGAACAAATCAAGAAGAAGCCAAAGCTCAGTGTGCTTGACAAGACGAAAAAAGATTGGGGAGAATTCAAGGAAGAAAATAAGGGGATGGAGGACGAGTTGGATGCTTACAAGAAGAGTTCGAACCAGTATCTGGATAAGGTTTCTTTCTTGCAGCGGACTGATTATCGGGAATTTGAGAGGGAGAGAGATGCAAGGCTTGCTCTACAGGCTAGGAGGAGACCAGAAATGCGGGAGGACCCTTGA